Genomic segment of Candidatus Bipolaricaulota bacterium:
CGTAGCCGAAGGCGGCACCCAGATCATCTGGGACGCCAACGGCTCTCAGAATCCATTCATCAAGAAGGAGTCATAGACCAAAGCCCTCGAGCCGCGGTCTATTTTTTTTCTTTAAAATCCCCTTCTTGCGTCTTTTCTTTTTCGTCTTTGGGTTGCTCAGCGTCCGGTTTGGTTTCAGCGCCCGCCTGTTGATTGGCCGCGGCTTGGTTTGAGGCCGCGTACATTTCAGCGCCTATCTTTTGCGCGGCTTGACCCAAGTCATCGGTCGCTTTTTTAATCGCCTCGAAATCATCGCCGTCTTTTATTTTCTTTAAAGCTTCCAATTTTTCTTCGAGCGACTTTTTGTCCTCGTCTTTTATTTTGTCAGCTTGTTCTTTAATCAATTTTTCCGTGGTGTAAATCAAACTTTCCGCGATGTTTTTAGCTTCAATCGATTCTTTTTTCTTTTTATCTTCCTCGGCGTGAGCTTCGGCGTCTTTTTTCATTTTCTCGATTTCGTCTTTGGACAAACCCGAAGAAGCGGTGATGGTGATATTTTGCTTTTTGCCCGTGGCCTTATCGGTCGCGGAAACATTCAAAATGCCGTTGGCGTCAATATCGAAAGTCACTTCAACTTGCGGAATGCCTCGCGGAGCCGGCGGTATGCCGTCCAAAATGAATCGACCCAAAGCTTTATTGTCCCCGGCCATTTCGCGCTCGCCCTGCAAAACATGAATTTCAACCGAAGGCTGATTGTCCCCGGCCGTGGAAAAAATTTGAGATTTGGAAGTCGGCACCGTGGTGTTTCGCTCTATCAATTTGGTCATCACCCCGCCCAAAGTTTCCAGTCCCAAAGAAAGCGGAGTCACGTCAAGCAATAATACGTCTTTGACATCGCCCTGCAAAACGCCGGCCTGAACGGCCGCGCCAATGGCCACGACTTCATCCGGATTGACTTCCATATTGAGTTTTTTGCCGAAAAACTCTTCGACTTTTTTCTGAACCAGCGGCATTCTGGTCATGCCGCCGACCAAAACGACTTCGTCTATTTTCGATTTGTCGAGCTTGGCGTCGTCCAGCGCTTTCTTGCATGGCTCAATCGTTTTCTCCACCAAATCCATGACCAGCTCTTCAAGTTTGGCGCGAGACAATCTCAAATCAAGATGCAAAGGACTGCCGTCTTTATCCTGAGTGATATAAGGTTGATTGATCAAAGCTTCTTGGCTGGAGCTCAATTCGTGCTTGGCTTTTTCCGCGGATTCTTTAATTCTTTGCAAAGCCATTTGATCCTTTTTCAAATCAATGCCATTTTGCTTTTTAAACTCTTCGACTATCCAATCAATAATCTTTTTATCGAAATCATCTCCGCCAAGATGCGTGTCCCCGTTGGTGGACAAAACCTCAATGGTATCGTCGCCGATATCCAAAATGGAAATATCAAAAGTGCCGCCGCCAAGATCATAAACCGCGATTTTCTGATTTTTCTTTTTATCAAAACCGTAGGCGAGGGCCGCGGCCGTCGGCTCATTGATGATTCTTTTCACCTTCATGCCCGCGATCTCGCCCGCGTCTTTGGTCGCTTGTCTTTGAGAGTCGTCGAAATAAGCGGGCACGGTGATGATCACCTCTTCGATTTTTTCGCCCAATTTGCTCTCCGCGTCAGCTTTCAGTTTTTGCAAAATCATGGCGGAAATTTCCTGCGGCGAAAACTCCTTGCCATCCATAGCCACTTTTATACCGGAACCGGACTGTTTTATTTCGTATGACATGTTCTCCATATCCTCTTTCACTTCCGCGTCATCGGCTCGGCGGCCAATCAATCTTTTCACGGAATAAACAGTGTTCTTCGGATTGGTCACGGCCTGGTGTTTGGCTGTCTGCCCGACCAGTCTCTCCCCTGTTTTTGAAATCGCCACAATGGACGGAGTGGTTCTGTTGCCCTCCGAATTTTCCAAAACCTTGGGCTTGCCGCCCTCGACAATGGCCATGCAGCTGTTGGTTGTTCCCAAGTCAATGCCTAGAATTTTACTCATATGTGTTTTACAAATTTACGAATGCGTTACAAAATTTGTAATTATTTGTATCATTTGTAATCGATTTGTAATTTGTAACTCTTTAATATTTACTCACCCGAAGCGAAGAAACTTTCCTCGCCTCGAAAAGCAAACATTTAATTAGAGGGCTATAGAAGCCTTAAGAAGGCTAAAGAAGTAAATGGGACAAGAAGATTAGAGATTTATAAGGTATAAGACAATCTCCAAAAAACTCATAAAAGCCCTCTTTTCATCTTGACTCCCATACCTTTCAAGCCTTATCAAGCCCCCTTAAGCCTTCTTCCCGTTTTTATTTTTAGCGATCACTTTGACTTTTTTCGCGGACGGCGCTTTTTCTTTCGGAATCACGACTTTTAAAACTCCGTCTTCGAATTCGGCCGCGGCCTTATCGCCCTGCACGTGCGCGGGCAGAGCCAGCGAGCGGTAGAAACCGCCGGCGTGAATTTCCTTTCGATAATAATTTTTCTCTTCCACTTCAGACTTTTTCTCGGTCTTTCCTTTAATGGTCAGAATATCGTTTTCAACCGAAATATCCAATTTATCAGGATCAATGCCCGGGAGTTGAGCTTCCACAATGACATTGTTTCCTTTTTCATACATGTCGATGGCCGGCAAAAACCCGGCGATCGCGCCGCGTTTCATGTCGTCGAAGATTTTATCGAAATCCCCGAACGGCTCCATGAACGGACTCCATTTGATTAATGGCATATTATTTTCCCCCTTTGTTAGCCCATTGAAGACTAACATTATTTATTTTTTTAGATGCTGGAAGATAGATTATGGGTTTGGATGCTGGAATTTTTTCTGTTTCTAGCCTCTAAACCCACGCCCAGCCTCTAGCATCCCAAATTATTAATTTTTTACTTAGAAACAATTACTTTTGCAAAAACAACGGTCTCTTTATTCAATTCATATCCCGGCATTACCTCTTTAACAATCACTCCTTCTTTTTCATCGGACGTTTCCTCCCCCACCGCTTCGTGCAAAGTCGGATCGAATTTTTCGCCGACGGTCTTTATTTGCTCCACTCCCCAATTTTTCAAAATCTCATCCAATTGCCGCTTAATGCACATAAACCCTTTCACCCAATTATCGTCTTTTTTATTTTCGGGCACGCTTTTTTCAGCCTGGCAAAACGAATTTAAGACCGGCAAAATCCCGACAATCAAATCTTTTTTTATGAATTTGCCCAGCTCCGCTTGCCTGGCTGACGATTCTTTCAACAAATTTTCATAATCCGCTTTGGCGCGTTGCCAGCCGGCCAAATTTTCCGCGGCTCTGTCCGTTAATTCCTGAATCTTCTTCGGCCAATTTTTATCGTCTTTTTTTCTTTCTTCTTTGCTCATATTAATTCAATTCTTCTGTTAAAAATTTTAACAATGATAAATTATTCTCATAATCCATTCTGGTCGCGCCCAAAATGACTATTAAATGATTTTTAACCGGAATCATGGCCGAACCGCAAGCCTCGCTGAATCGATTTTCTTTGCCGATTTCTATTTTTATGTCTTTTGATTCAATCCGTTCTTTGAAAATATTGAAGATCACCTTATCCAATTCATCCAACACCGAGCTCAATTCAAAAATCAAATTTCTCTCTTCAAATTCCGGCTTGGAAAAAAGATTGCTCAAGCCGGTATAATAAACATCATTTTCCGCGAACGCCACGATCACCGCGTCCCCGGACGCTTCAGCCACTATTTTGGCGATTTCTTTCAAACCCTGCCGAACATCTTTGCCCATGATTTTCTTTTGCTTTTTTATTTTCTCGGCGATGGCCGATTGAAGCTTTTTTCCTTTGATGAAATTTTCCAAATAAAATTTGTAACCTAGCTCGGTCGGGATCCTGCCCGCTGACGTATGCGGCTGATAAATAAAGCCCGCTTTTTCCAATTCGGCCATTTCATTTCTGACCGTGGCCGAGCTGACTTCGTCTTTTAATTTTCCGACCAGAAACCCGGAAGCCACGGGCTCGGCCGTCTTTATATAGTGATTGGTTAAATTTTTGAGCAATTCCTTCTGCCTTTCTTTCATATTAGCAGTCTTATTATGTGAGTGCCAATTTCATTATAGCAATATAAAAAAAGGTGTCAAGGATTATGACTACGAACCTACAAAATACTACAAATACTACGAAAACAAAGCCATATTAATAATATTCGTAATTATTTGTATTAAATTCAAAACCTTTTATTTGTAAATTCGTAACCATTGGTAACCACTTAAATAAATATTCGTAACATTTGTAACCATTCGTAACAAAACAAAAAAAACTACAGCCAAGTCTAGCTTATTAGATGTAGTAATTTGTAATCCACCCAAATACCTGTCCCATTTGTAATTATTCGTAATAAAACCCAAATAATTTTTATTTTTAATAATTTGTAACCACTCAATTGCCAATTCAATTTGTAACTATTTGTAATAAAACTTCAAAAACAAAAACTAAGGCTATCTTAATAGCGGCAGTCATTTGTAATAAATTTAAAACCGCCGATTTCATGCAATCAGCGGCTGTCTTCACTGAAATAGAAGTCCCTGTCCGGCCGCAGACTGTGCGGCAGGTTCTGCGCCGCCCAGCTCATCAGCCTAGCCACGGCCACCACGACCAAAATGTCGCCGCACTCAGCCGCTTTCATCCAGTGGATGAAAACCGCGTTCATGAAGAGCTCGGCCTTCTTTGTCATCGGCTTGATCTTGATCTCGCCAACGAAACTCAACTGATCTTCGTAGAACCGCATGGCCAGAAACGCCCGGCCGTCGATCGACACTCCTTCAAGCAAGTGAACATCCGGAAAGGGAAGACCATCGGGCTTCAA
This window contains:
- the dnaK gene encoding molecular chaperone DnaK → MSKILGIDLGTTNSCMAIVEGGKPKVLENSEGNRTTPSIVAISKTGERLVGQTAKHQAVTNPKNTVYSVKRLIGRRADDAEVKEDMENMSYEIKQSGSGIKVAMDGKEFSPQEISAMILQKLKADAESKLGEKIEEVIITVPAYFDDSQRQATKDAGEIAGMKVKRIINEPTAAALAYGFDKKKNQKIAVYDLGGGTFDISILDIGDDTIEVLSTNGDTHLGGDDFDKKIIDWIVEEFKKQNGIDLKKDQMALQRIKESAEKAKHELSSSQEALINQPYITQDKDGSPLHLDLRLSRAKLEELVMDLVEKTIEPCKKALDDAKLDKSKIDEVVLVGGMTRMPLVQKKVEEFFGKKLNMEVNPDEVVAIGAAVQAGVLQGDVKDVLLLDVTPLSLGLETLGGVMTKLIERNTTVPTSKSQIFSTAGDNQPSVEIHVLQGEREMAGDNKALGRFILDGIPPAPRGIPQVEVTFDIDANGILNVSATDKATGKKQNITITASSGLSKDEIEKMKKDAEAHAEEDKKKKESIEAKNIAESLIYTTEKLIKEQADKIKDEDKKSLEEKLEALKKIKDGDDFEAIKKATDDLGQAAQKIGAEMYAASNQAAANQQAGAETKPDAEQPKDEKEKTQEGDFKEKK
- a CDS encoding nucleotide exchange factor GrpE; this translates as MSKEERKKDDKNWPKKIQELTDRAAENLAGWQRAKADYENLLKESSARQAELGKFIKKDLIVGILPVLNSFCQAEKSVPENKKDDNWVKGFMCIKRQLDEILKNWGVEQIKTVGEKFDPTLHEAVGEETSDEKEGVIVKEVMPGYELNKETVVFAKVIVSK
- a CDS encoding Hsp20/alpha crystallin family protein; the protein is MPLIKWSPFMEPFGDFDKIFDDMKRGAIAGFLPAIDMYEKGNNVIVEAQLPGIDPDKLDISVENDILTIKGKTEKKSEVEEKNYYRKEIHAGGFYRSLALPAHVQGDKAAAEFEDGVLKVVIPKEKAPSAKKVKVIAKNKNGKKA